The genomic segment GGCAGACAGTGGTAGAAGATGGAACAAaatggattttggccgacattcttCAAATTTTCTCATTGATGAAACCTTTGATCTCCAAACAGTTTTCTGCTCCCAAAACTATAATCTGTTACGTACAGTGGAtgaagttttgtagactttaccctttgttCAAGTTTCCAATTGAGTTGTTTAAAAGGCGTGGAAAggcaaattgagttattgcacaagcACACATTACACAGTAGGCTAATTTATTCTCATTTGAaatgacaggctgtggtctatcttggtttagttataaaaaaaaatggtcatgccttgtccatagactggttacagggtaaggaaaccaatgtcaTTTTGGTAGCTATCCCTTTAATTTATGTTACGTgcatctgtccacgagagattagcAATGTGCCACAGATAAACCATTTATTATCGTAATATTTGAGTGTACTGTCACTTTAACAGGCCGATGTTCAACGTAAAAACTCAAATCCCCAGAATGCACAGTAGTTTGAGTCCTCGCcaaaagggtcatggttagaaggGATACAGATTTTATCAAATTAACGTCAAAAGTAAACATTTGGGGGATTTTAGCTAAACAATTTCGTAACCTTGATGTAATTATCATAACCACATACGTTAATTCCCCAAACCTGCTGCGTAACATGGTCTCCTAACCTGTTACGAAAAGTCAAATCTGACAAAAGCCGTATCCTCTCTAGTCAAAACCAACAAAAAGCGGAAACAAAAGAAATCGCTAATTTCCAGAAACAAATTTTGGTGAGCTGGGCAGAGATACAGGCATACAACTGACAGCTTTCACTGTTAACACCATACACCTAACTCAGGAGGGTTGACATGGCTTTGAAAAGAATACAGAAGGTGAGTGTGTCCATTAATTGTATAACGTCGTCATGTTCATAAACGGTTGGTCGATGGTCCTGTCACAAAATTCCACGATAGCatactatagctagctagctttggaCGTTAGCTTTGTCACAAAATTCCACGATAGCATACTATAGCTAGCTCATTTTAGCTTTGGACGTTAGCTGCGTAGCTATGTAACGTTCGCTAGCTACCTATCTAGCTAAACCATTGGCTACTTTATCAACAATGGTTTAACTTGTCCGTTATTCCGCACCAACGAAATACAACATTTTCATCGCAGCAATAATGACAATAAAACGTTAGTTAACTGTtaatgttttaccttgtcaggctGGCAAATCAAAGCTTGCTAATATTAGTAACGTTAATTATACCTGTTGGCTATTGGCCTACCAGCATAATCATCAGTCAATcaataacgttagctaactaagtTAACTAGTTATGGGTGTAACGTTAACTAGGTAAGTGAATTGTATCAACGCCAtaactagctagttacagtagcTAGTTAGATACTCGTAAATTAGCTAACCAACTGGTCTGTTAGCTACTCGAACTTGTAAGCTAGTTATGTTGATGTTCTGGTTATTCCTGTCTGTCAATGAATAAAAACGCTTCTGGAATCCTCATCACCACGAGTGGGCTATTGTAGCTATCTTTACTAGTTTTACTTTCAGTGTATATTTCAACAGAACATTAACATTAGCAGTAGCTAAATTATGGATATATGGGGGTCAATTCCTAGTTATATATGTAGCTAGCTTGGTACCTTGTTGCTTacttatttaaccaggaaaaaaACATTGAGACACGGCGTCTCTTTTGTAAGGGAGATCTGGCCAAGAAAGCAGCAGCTGTCAAACATTACACCATGTAAAACATACAGCACAACATGTCACCTAGCTAGCTACTTGAATTCGTATAAAGCCATATAGACCACAAGCCTGACTTGTCAAAGCAGCTAACAACATTGTTGGGTAGACAATGCACTATATGTATGGCATTTTCCCCCTGTGCACAATTCATTGTgctacatttaatttaattttacagGAGCTACATGACTTGCAAAGGGACCCTCCTGCTCAATGCTCAGCTGGACCAGTTGGCGAGGACTGTATGTTTCACTACAGCTTTTGTGGCCACCTTAATTAATgcaaaaatacaatttgatgcaTATGGAAATGAAGGGGTATTGACCTCAGTCGATTAATTCCATTTGGTgccattttgtattttattattgTCAATAATTATATGATTTGATGTGATCTAATGTCTCTTCTTTCTTTTACAGTGTTTCATTGGCAAGCCACAATCATGGGACCTGTAAGCCCTTTTCTAAATTCTCATTGTTTCTAAATCTTTAGTAGACAAGTGTGTCAATATTGTGTTGATTTCTGATGGAAGCTATTTATTCTGCTTTGGTCCCATTGTTATAAGCTCAACCTTCTTGCACCAAAGGAACACGTGTTAGACTCCTTGTCTTACTATATAGCCTACTATAACGGAGTTGCTTGGCTGTGTGTCACCTCCAGTAAAACCCCATCACACTTCTGTTACTGTAAACAATGACAAGTAAAGGGAGGCTGACTGTGGGCTTTAACATTCTATGGAGTATTGGATGTCACTTTACGGTTCACAGCACTGTTTTAACAAGGAACCTTTCACCCCTCTTTTAGACTGACAGCCCATATCAGGGAGGAGTGTTCTTCCTCACCATCCACTTCCCAACAGACTATCCCTTCAAACCACCAAAGGTTAGAAACACCTTTTCAGCTCCCGTTACACAATATATCCCCTAGGTGTTGAGTACCATAAACCACATGCAGTATGTATGCCtgactttctttctttttctccatGTATTTTCTTTCCATAGGTAGCCTTCACAACGAAAATCTATCACCCAAACATAAACAGTAATGGTAGCATCTGTCTGGACATCCTGAGGTCACAGTGGTCCCCAGCACTTACAGTTTCAAAAGGTAAGACAAACTGGCTTACATGTGTGGTTGTAACTTGTTTTTCTGTGTATCTTTTGTACCCTCATGAAAGTTAGTTGAAAAATGcatctcaaatgttttttttcttcttcttttttcccAACTGTTAAGCTTGACAATATTGATAATGACTTATTGCTGGTGTAATTGTGAAATAAACTCATCCTGGTTATCCCTGCCTTTTTGTTCTTCCAGTTTTATTGTCCATATGCTCTTTGCTATGTGACCCAAACCCAGATGACCCCCTAGTCCCAGACATAGCACACATCTACAAGCAGGACAAAGAAAAGTAAGTTTACACGctctctcacacatgcacaccaTTCTTCTTTTAGCAGGAAAAATACATGAACATGACATTCCTTTCATGTGTACAGCATGTGGTCAATTATAGAATAAACATCTCTTTTGAAAGTACACACCAAgaatactgtatctactgtataatGATATGGCTGCTTAAAACAGACTGGCTGAATGTAAGATTTGGCTGTAAATGGCTCAATAAGTCTTTGTTAAACCTggtttacattttattttgtttttacagGTACAACAGATTAGCAAGAGATTGGACTCAAAAGTATGCAATGTAAAGGACTGAAGTTTGAGACAACGGAAGAGGTTTAAGCAAATTAACTTCATGGACACTTCTGAAAACAGTACTGTTGCCACCCCTCATCCACACTGGTTCAAGAAGAAGTGTTGTATATGGGAAGCACTTTCTATCCCCAAATTAACTGCTTTTATGCTATGAAGTCATTATTTTCCTTTTGTTTGACTTTCCCAATGTTATATAACTTATTATTGAGTTATTTCTGAGATGACCCATACAAAAAACAGACCAATTATGACTCCACCCCCTCCATcttatagttttttttttctccttttagAGATTTTTATTGTGTAGTATAAAGCTATACTGAATCTATTTTTATTATTTTGCATTAAAAagtataaaaaaaattaaaaaaaagatCCTGTCTTTATTGTTATTCTAGCGAGACCTATTTATTTTAGATCTGCACAAGTGCCTGGAGGTTTGGGCTAGGATTTCTTTTGATTAGGGCAGTAGAATTTAGAAATTCTTCCCATGTAATTTTGTCTTtcaccactagatgtcagcattTTTCACCTACTACACAGGAGCACGGCTCAGTTGAATGCAAATTCGCGAATTATGACAGTGCGTTCTGACTTTTCAGATGGGATGTCTAGATGGAATAGGGCTTTTGTCAAATTGACGTCAAAagcagattttttggggggggttggtaTTTTGGCGAAATGTAATCCTTTTCCTTACCAAAGTAATTCTCCACACCTGCTACGTGAAGTAACTttctacattaattatcctactAAAATTCCATTTTGACCAAAGCTGTATCCATCTAGACAACCACTCTAGTCCTACGTAAGGATGAAAGTTGACCCTATGAACTTCAACATCTGAATTAAAGCCTAATGATAAGAGATGCATAATATTTGTTCAGTCTCCTTGTATGTATGCTGTGGAATAGCGCTGTAGGCCTACATATAAATGAGATGAAGCATATTGAATAAATGTTTCAATTTCACAGAGGCAACTCAACTGTCTAAACTGAAATTCTCCATTTTATCTCAGAAGTGGTTCTTGTGGGGTGGTGTTGGGCCATTGTGTAGTTTTGTTGTTACTGTATTGTTTCTTCAGGATGTGAATTGCTTCCTCAATGTTTCTTAGAACTCAAATGCTTCCTCTGGCCATTCTCTTACAGTACGGTTAATTTACTGTATGTCATCGGTGCCATAGTGACATGGAATTGAGTCATAAATAAAATACACATAGTAATGAACTTAAGTAAATGTATTAAACCTAGTCAAATTAATAAAATAAACctacctacagtgcatttggaaagtattccgaccctttgactttttacacattttgttacattacagcctaattctaaaatggattaaatgtattttcctcaatctacacccaataccccataatgacaaattgaaaacaggcttatagaaatgtttgcaaatgtattaaaaataaaagaacggtaccttatttacataagtattcagagcatttgctatgagacttgaaattgatctcgggagcatcctgtttccattgatcatccttgatgtttctacaacgtgattggagtccacctgtggtaaattcaactgattggacatgatttggaacagcacgcacctgtctatataaggttccacagttgacagtgcatgtcagagcaaaaaccaagccaggaaggaattgtccgtagagctccgagacaggattgtgccgaggcacatcaatggggaagggtaccaaaaaatgtaaggttcccaagaacacggtggcttccataattcttaaatggaagaaggttggaaccaccaaaactctctctagagctggctgcctggccaaaatgagcaatcgggagaagggccttggtcagggaggtgaccaagaacccaatggtcactctgacagagctccagtgttcctctgtggagactgggagaaccttccagaaggacaaccatctctgcagcactccaccaatcaggcctttaagggAGAGTGGCCAGACCCGAAGGCACTCCTCTGtataaggcacatgacagcccacttggagtttgccaaaaggcacctaaaggacgcaaaccaggagaaacaagattctctggtctgatgaaaccaagattgaactctttagcctgaatgccaagtgtaacgtctggaggaaacctgtcaccatccctacagtgaattGTGGTGGTAGTGGCaacagcatgctgtggggatgttttacagactagtcaggatcgagggaaagttgaaaggagcaaagtacattgcgatccttgatgaaaacctgctccagagcactcaggtcctcagactggggtgaaggttcaccttccaacaggataatgaccctaaacacacagccaagacaatgcaggcttcgggacaagtctgaaaaattgtcaaagactccagccaccctaatcgtagactgttttctctgctactgcatgtcAAGCGGTACTgtagcaccaagtctaggtccaaaaggcttcttaacagcttctaaccccaaaccataagactcctgaaaagcTAATTAAAGGGCTACCCAGAgtcctcttttacactgctgctactctctgtttattatctatgcatggtcactttaactctacctacatgtacatattacctcaattacctcgactaactagtgccgccgcacattgactctgtactggtaccccctttatatagcctcgctaatgctattttgctgctgctgtttaattatttgttacttttattttctatttaatTTTACTTAACAcatttttcttaacttcttaaagcattgttggttaagagcatGTAAGTATTCATTTCactggcacatgtgacaaatacaatttgatttgatttgaatgtccttgagtggccgagccagagcctggaccgatcaaacatctctggagagacctgaaaatagctgtgcagcgacgttccccagccaacctgacaaagcttgagaagatctgcagagaggaatgggagaaactccccaaatacaggtgtgcaaagcttgtagcatcatacccaagaagaatcaaggctgtaattgctgccaaaggtgctttaactaaattactgagtaaagggtcagtaccagtcaaaagtttggacacacctactcattcaagggtttttctttatttttactattttctacaatgtaggataattgtgaatacatcaaaatgaaatgtgaaataacacatatggaatcatgtagtaaccaaaaaagtgttaaacaaatcaaaatatatattatattttagattctgcaaagtagccaccttttgccttgacagcGTTGCaaacttggcattctctcaaccagcttcatgaggtagtcacctggaatgcctttcaattaacaggtgtgccttcttaaaagttaaattgtggaatttctttccttcttaatgcatttgagccaatcagttgtgttgtgacaaggtagggtggtatacagaatatagccctatttggtaaaagaccaagcccatattatgacaagaacagctcaaataagcaaagagaaatgacagtccatcattgctttaagacatgaaggtcagtcaatacaaaaaatatcaagaactttgaacgtttcttcaaatgcaattgcaaaaaccatcaagtgctatgatgaaattggctctcataaggactgccagaggaatggaagacccagcgttacctctgctgcagaggatacattcattagagttaccagcctcagaaattgcagcccaaatcaatgcttcacagagttcaagtaacagacacatctcaacatcaactgttcagaggagactgtgtgaatcagaccctcatggtcgaattgctgcaaagaaaccacaacaataagaagagactaccttgggccaagaaacacgagcaatggacattagaccggttgaaatttgtcctttggtcaggtgtccaaattggagatttttggttccaaccaccatgtctttgtgagacgaggtGTTGGTGAACGGactatctccgcatgtgtatttcccaccgtaaagcatggaggaggaggtgttatggcgtgggggtgcttttctggtgacactgtctgtgatttatttagaattcaaggcacacttaactagcatggctaccacagcattctgcagcaataagccatcccatctggcttgggcttagtgggactatcatttgtttttcaacaggacaatgacccagcacacctctaggctgtgtaaaaGCTATTTTACCAGGAAGGataatgatggagtgctgcatgagGTGACCTGACCTctacaatcccccgacctcaacccaattgagatggtttgggatgagtcagaccgcagagtgaaggaaaagcagccagcatatgtgggaattctctcaaccagcatatgtgggaactccttcaagactgttggaaaagcattccaggtgaagctggttgagagaatgccaagagtgtccaaagctgtcatcaaggctatttgaatctcaaatataaaatatatttttatttgtttaacacttttttggttactacatgattccatatgtgttatttcatagttgtgatgtcttcacttttattctacaatgtagaaaatagtaaaaagaaatgaaaaacctttgaatgagtatgtgttctaaaacttttgaccggtagtgtatgtaaatgtgacatgaccgttttacatttttaataaatgtgggaaaaaaagtctaaacctatttttgctttgtcattatggggtattgtgtgtagattgatgagcgaAAAAAACTATTTGTTGGTGTGACCCTGGATACCCatgaataaaaaaaacaagaaaattgtgcagtTTGGTTAATATAAGAAatattaagtatatttaaaaccaaatactttagacttttactcaagtagtattttactagttgactttcacttttacttgagtaatttcctATCAGGGAACATTACCTTTACTcgagtatgacaattgggtactttttccacgaCTGCCTATGCTTTTCATACATGATAGTCAATAGTGATGATCTGAAAAGGGTTCATTTGGACAAATGATGGGAAGGAATGCAATAAACTACATTTGGGAGGAGTCCCACGTCTTCGAGTTGTGCCTGACACGTGAAACTTTTACTTGTGCTCTAGACTCAGAAAATAAACTGTAGATCAGACTATTTTTTAGAGCGGTACTCTATGAGGACATCAGAGGGGGCTCGAGGAAATGGTCGAGGAATAAGTCACTGCGCAACAATGAGTCTGAACACAGTCTCGAAGTGATAAATGTAGAAAAGTAGCTTTTACAATCCACAACTTGGTAGTTTACAATTAGTTCGAAACGCAGTGGCCACTGGAAACGTTTCTGCGCAGCGCAATGGCTGCCCAGTGCGACTCTTTGAGCGGATACTTGCAACAGTCCGACCAGGGCTCGAACAGCGAGCGCAGTACCGACTCCCCAGTCGCCGGCTCCGAGGATGACTTGAGCGGACCCCATGCCTTACCAGACCCGGAGTGGACGGAGGAGAGATTTCGAGTGGACCGCAAGAAACTGGAAATCATGTTATTAGGTAGGCCTAAAGAAAAAACACGGGCATATGGTGCTCTGTGTTGCTACATGTTAAAACTTTGACTACATTTTAAAACATTCCTTTGTTATGGAAATGGGAACTATGCCAACTGTATGcttccaaaaacacattttcccaCTTCATATGGTATTTGCAGTTTTTTTCCCATTAACATTATTTGTCTATATTTCGTGTCTGCCTTGTCCGGGAATGTGTAGGCCTGATGTTACTTTGTCGCTCGTTTACTTGTTTTTGATGTCTTCGGTTCCAAGAATTTTGGCCATAATTTGAAACATTTCTTTGTAGTTTCTTTTGATCACCGAATGCAAATTACACATTGTGGTTCCCTCTACTCGGTTGGTATTAAGATGTAATCAATGGCATGTATTTTTCTAGAATGGGCATAGTCTTCTATAGAAAGTTGCCTCAATATTACATTAATTAAAACAAACGTTAGACACGGTACAATTGTTTATGCAAAACTAGTCATTCAATTCTGACTGAAGTCTCGGTCACCTCACATGCAGCTATAATGTTTGTGCCATGGTCAGCAGTTGAGAAGTATGAACACGACTCGACCAATAGGAGTCGCTATGAGCACGTGTTATGGTCATCGCTGAAGTTTTACGTTCTGATACCTCAATAGCTGAAAACACTTCTATTGATGAAACCAAACTATCCTGAAAATATTTCCTGGTCATTGGTAACATATAACGATGCAAAAGCCCAGGTTGTTTATGGTTATTTAACCTAATTAAAAGTGTTTAAGAATACTATTTTGTCAATATCTCATGCAGTCTGTATGTGCAGTATTGTACAAACCTATAGTCAATGATCTGTCTGAGATACAAAGCGTATTTGCACCCACTGTTTTACAGATGGTGATAAAGGCAGGCATGTCTGTGAACAGTTAAACGACTGACATAAGTCCCTTGGAATGTAAAGGGTGAGATTCTCATCAGTTATTGCAAAACGCATCTTGTAGAAGAAGAAACCAGCGTTATGTAACTGAAGACTCTATCAATCCCACGGGAAGACCGTGAGTTGCCATCCGCTGGAGAAACAGCCCAACAAGGCCATACAGGGAACATTAACAACAGGAGATAATGAACCCAATGAAAACAACCCATGGAAGCTGAGATATCATGCAAAACAATGGGTTTCCTATTCAGCTTGACACGAGACAACCCATGTCTTTGTCTCTCTTGACGCTTCTTTCTCATCCTGTTGGATATCTACTCAGTGGGCTACAGATTGATCTACTCTCCCTTGATAATCTTTCCTTTCATTACAGTACTCTTTTGATTATAATAAGTTGACCTCCGATGAATGTTGTTCTGAACTTCTCCTCTGTGTATGCCCAAGATAATCCAGATCTGTGT from the Oncorhynchus kisutch isolate 150728-3 linkage group LG4, Okis_V2, whole genome shotgun sequence genome contains:
- the LOC109889992 gene encoding ubiquitin-conjugating enzyme E2 D4-like produces the protein MALKRIQKELHDLQRDPPAQCSAGPVGEDLFHWQATIMGPTDSPYQGGVFFLTIHFPTDYPFKPPKVAFTTKIYHPNINSNGSICLDILRSQWSPALTVSKVLLSICSLLCDPNPDDPLVPDIAHIYKQDKEKYNRLARDWTQKYAM